AGAGGGGATATATGGTTTTGTTCCGAAAGGCTTAGCAAAAGGTCCGAATGGAAAAGACTTCCGTGAAGAAAACGGAAAGCTTATAAAAGAGGATATTAAAGAAGCACAAAAATATTGGGAAGCTGGTAAAAAAGAACTTGGTGTAGACAAAGTAGAGTTAGAGTTATTAAACTTTGATACTGATGATGCCAAAAAAATTGGAGAGTATTTAAAGGGACAATTCGAAAAGAACTTACCAGGTTTAACAGTTTCAACAAAAATGCAGCCATTTGCACAAAAGTTAAAACTTGAAGCAAGTGGAGATTATGCGATGTCATATGCGGGATGGAGTCCAGATTATATGGATCCAATGTCATTCCTTGAAATGTATACAACAGGTAATTCACAAAATAAAGTGAATTACGCAAACCCAGCTTATGATGAACTAATTAAGAAAGCCAAAACAGAAGTAGATGTACAAGCTCGTTGGGATGCTCTATTAAAAGCAGAACAACAACTGCTTGAAGATGCAGCGATTGCTCCAGTATATCAACCTGGAAAGGCATATTTACAACGTAGTTCAATTACAGGCCTATTAGAACATAAATACGGCGGAGAATTTAGCTATAAGTGGGTTGAACTCAAAAACTAAAAATGGTTTCCATCATGAATAAGGGTATATGCCTATGATGGGCATGTGCTCTTATTTTAAAAAAATAAAAGTAAGAATATTTCAAACTATCTTATTGCTTTTGAGAAAAACGGGGAGGTGCTTGACTATGGGACGTTATGTATTAAAACGTTTCGTGTACATGGCTTTGACATTATTTTTAATTACTACACTGACTTTCTTTTTGATGAAATTACTACCGGGTTCTCCGCTTAAAAACCAGGAGAAGCTATCACCGGCACAAAAAGAAATCATTCTTGAAAAATATGGTTTAAATGATCCAGTACCAGTTCAATATGCACGTTACTTAGGTAACTTAGCGCAAGGTGATTTAGGGGTATCATTCCAATATGATAACCGCCCAGTAACAGACATGATTGTGGATCGCATTGGACCATCAGCACAACTTGGTTTACAAGCGATTATATTAGGAACATTTATCGGTTTACTTTTAGGAATTGTTGCGGCACTTCGTAATAATACATGGGTCGATTATAGTGCAACAGTTATTTCGGTACTCGGGATGTCGGTACCATCGTTCGTATTCGCCGCATTACTACAATATTTCGTAGGGGTAAAACTTGGCTGGTTCCCAGTAGCGTTCTGGAAAGGACCAGAGTTTACAGTAATGCCTACAATTGCATTATCGATGGGAGTTATCGCAACAATCGCACGTTTCTCTCGTGCAGAATTAATTGAAGTTATGCAGTCTGATTATATTTTAACAGCGAAAGCAAAAGGAATTAGTCAAGGCGTTATCATTGTCAAACACGCACTTCGTAACGCGTTAATTCCAGTTGTAACAATTTTAGGACCAATGGTTGCTGCATTAATTACAGGAACACTTGTTATCGAGCAAATTTATGCTGTACCAGGACTTGGGGAACAGTTCGTTAAATCTATTACAGTGAATGACTATACAGTTATTATGGGAACTACAATTTTCTATAGTGCGATCTTCATCTTAGTTATTTTCATTGTCGATATTTTATACGGAATTATTGATCCTCGTATTCGTTTAGCGGGAGGGAAAAAATGATGAAAGATGTACAAAAATTATCTCCAGATTTATTTCAACAAGCCAATCAAAATAATGTTGATAATGAAGTCATTGCCCGTCCAAGCTTAACGTTTTGGCAAGATGTACGAAGACGCTTGTTCCAACATAAAGGCGCGATGTTGGGTTTTGTATTATTGAGCATTATTGTACTACTAGCAATTTTTGGACCGATGGTAAGTAAACATTCTTATAAAGAGCAGGATTTAGGTCGTGCGAAAATGCCACCGAAAATTCCAGTGATTGAAAATATTCATTGGTTACCATTTGACGGCACAGATCAATATGGTGTTGACCAATATGCAAAACGTGATATTAAAGAGTACTTCTGGTTTGGTACAGATGATCTTGGTCGTGACTTGTGGACAAGAACATGGGAAGGTACACGCGTATCATTATATATCGCTCTTTTAGCAGCAGCAATTGACCTAGTAATTGGGGTTGCATACGGGGGTATTTCAGCATTCTACGGCGGTAGAGTAGATAATATTATGCAACGTATTATGGAGATTATTAATGGTATTCCATACTTAATCATCGTTATTTTAATGGTAATCATTATGGGATCTGGTATTTGGTCAATCACACTCGCAATGGCGATTACAGGTTGGATAGGGATGTCGCGGATTGTTCGTGGACAAATCCTAAAATTAAAAAACCAAGAATATGTATTAGCATCTCGTACATTAGGTGCAACAAATACACAATTAATTGTGAAACACTTAATTCCAAACGTTATGGGACCAATTATCGTAATGACAATGTTTACAATTCCATCAGCGGTGTTTGGTGAGGCATTCTTAAGCTTCATCGGTTTAGGAATTCAGCCACCATTCGCATCACTTGGTTCTCTTGTAAATGATGGATATAAATCAATTCAAACGTATCCACACATGATGTTCATCCCTGCGGTTGTCATCAGTATGTTAATTCTAGCATTCAACTTAATGGCAGATGGATTACGCGATGCGTTAGATCCGAAAATGCGTAAGTAAACGAGGAGGGAGAAGTAAAAATGAAAACATTGTTAGAGGTAAAAGATTTACAAGTCTCCTTTGATACACATGCAGGTGAAGTACAAGCAGTGCGCGGAGTTACTTTTGATTTGAAAAAAGGGGAAACATTAGCGATTGTAGGAGAGTCTGGTTCTGGGAAATCAGTTACTTCTAAAGCGCTAATGGGATTAATCCCGAATCCTCCAGGCCGTATTAAAAATGGAGAGATTGTATTTGACGGTCGTGATTTAACGAAATTAACGGAAAAAGAAATGCAGCAAGTACGCGGTAAAGATATTGCGATGATTTTCCAAGATCCAATGACATCGTTAAATCCAACGATGACAATTGGTAATCAGATTATGGAAGGTCTTATTAAACACCAAGGGATGAGTAAAGCGGATGCACGTAAAGTCGCTTTAGAATTAATTGACCTTGTAGGTATTCCAAATCCAGAAGCTCGTTTAAAACAATATCCTCACCAATTCTCAGGTGGTATGAGACAGCGTGTAGTTATTGCTATGGCGTTAGCTTGTAATCCGAAATTATTAATTGCCGATGAGCCGACAACGGCTCTAGACGTTACAATTCAGGCGCAAATTTTAGAGCTTATGAAGGACATTCAGCAAAAAACAGAAGCAGCAATCATTTTCATTACGCATGACTTAGGTGTAGTGGCAAACGTTGCAGACCGAGTTGCGGTTATGTACGCTGGTAAAGTTGTTGAAATTGGAACTGTTGATGAAATTTTCTACAATCCACAACATCCATACACATGGGGCTTAATCGCATCTATGCCAAGCTTAGATGGTTCAGAGGACGAGCTATATGCGATTCCAGGAACGCCTCCAGACTTATTAAAACCGCCAAAGGGTGATGCTTTTGCACCACGTAACCCACAGGCACTGAAAATTGATTTTGAAATGGAACCACCTTTATTTAAAGTAAGTGATACACATTATGCGGCAACTTGGTTACTTCATGAGCAAGCGCCAGAAGTAAAACCACCAGCAGTTGTTGAAAAACGTATTCTTCAAATGAAAGCAGGTGAACAACATGACTAAACAACGTGAGAAATTAATTGAAGTAAAAAATGTGAAACAACACTTTGATGTGAGTGGTGGTGTTGTTAAAGCAGTTAATGATATTTCATTTGATATTTACCGCGGTGAAACATTTGGACTTGTAGGAGAATCTGGTTGTGGTAAGTCAACAACTGGAAGAACGATCATTCGTTTATACGATGCAACTGCCGGTGAAGTGTTGTTCGATGGTGAAAATGTACATGGGAAAAAATCACGCGCAGAACTTAAGAAGTTCAACCGTAAAATGCAAATGATTTTCCAAGATCCATATGCATCATTAAATCCTCGTATGACAGTAGGGGATATTATCGCAGAAGGTATTGATATTCACGGACTAGCAAAAGGTAAAAAAGAGCGTATGGACCGTGTTCACGAGCTGTTAAATACAGTTGGTTTAAATAAAGAGCACGCGAATCGTTTCCCGCATGAATTCTCAGGCGGACAACGTCAACGTATCGGTATCGCTCGTGCGCTAGCTGTAGAACCTGAATTTATCATTGCTGATGAACCAATCTCAGCACTTGACGTATCGATTCAGGCGCAAGTTGTAAACTTACTGAAACAGTTACAAAGAGAAAAAGGTTTAACATACTTATTCATCGCCCATGATTTATCGATGGTAAAATACATTAGTGATCGCATTGGTGTAATGTACCGTGGTCAAATCGTTGAGCTGACAACAAGTGAAGAGTTATATGCGAATCCAATGCATCCATATACAAAATCACTACTATCAGCAATTCCACTTCCAGATCCAGATTATGAGCGCAATCGTAAACGTATCGTATACGACCCATCGCAGCATGATTATGGTAGTGAAGTGCCAACAATGCGCGAAATTCGCCCAGGACATTTTGTATTATGTTCTGAAGCAGAGTATAAGAAATATAAAGAAATCTATCAATAAAAAAGTAGAGCCATTCTTCTATTACAGAAGGATGGCTCTATTTTTTTATACTAGTTAAACTTAAGTTAGTATAAAGCGATTTTATCCAAGTTCTTTTTCTGTTTAAAGACAGCGAAGTAAGAGTTTCCGAGAATGAAGAAAAAGGCGACTGAAATCAGCCGCCTTTTCTTCATTTAGAAACACTTTTATTTTATTGCGCTTGAACAGAAACGCTCTTATCTTGCTCATCAGGTTTAACAAGTGCATAACTTTCCCACGATCTACTTCTCCATCGGAAGAACATAATAATCGCCCGCGTCCATTCATCGCTAGCGATCGCTAGCCAAATACCAACGAGACCCATATCTAAATGGAAGGTGAAAAAGTAACCGAGTGGTAAGCTCATTAACACCATGGAGAATGCTCCGATTAAAACAGGATATTTGGCATCTCCAGCCGCACGAAGTGAATTAATGATGACGATGTTCATCGTCCGTCCTGTTTCCAGTAGTACACTTAGTAAAAGAACGCTTGCTCCTAGAGAGATAATATGAGGATTATCCGTAAATAGTCCCATTAATTGTGTTCGGAATGTAACAACGAGAATGACCATAAATAGAGTTACACCAATCGCCCATTGTACACTTTTCCATACACGTGTGTACGCTTCATCTTTTTCATTTCCGCCAACTAGGCGTCCAACGATAATAGCTGTTCCCATACCGATAGCAATGGCGAATAAATAAGTGAACATGGAAATGTTAGTAGCGTATTGTCTTGCTGCTAATGATTCCGTACCTAAGTATGTTGCATAATATAAGAAGACAATTTGACAAGCTTGATACATGACTTGCTCGAATGCCGATGGAATGCCGATCTTTAAAATTTTGCCAACGTATTCTTTTGATAAAGTGAAGTAATATTGTAATTTCACACGGTATTCCATAACGCGATACAGTAACCAGAAGAAAACGATAAGTGCGATTAACCGGCTGACAGCAGAAGAAATAGCAGCCCCTTGCACACCAAGTTCAGGGAAACCGAATTTCCCGAAAATAAGTACGTAGTTTCCGGCGATATGAATAATATTCATTCCAAGCGAAACAAACATCGCTTGCTTTGTAAAGCCGTGAACGCGGATAATTGCGGCTAATGAGTTAATAATAGCTTGAAGGAAAATAGCTCCTCCGACGATGGATAGATAGCTTTGTGCATACGTTAATACATCGCCTTGTAAGTTCATTGCCATCATCATATGTTTTGAGAATAAAAGAAAACCGGCGCTTATAACGAGCCCGACTCCTAAATTTAATGTTACTGCTAATGCTGATATTTTTGATGCTTCCATAAAGCGTTTAGAACCGAGGTATTGGGATACAACGATAGCTGCACCATTCCCGATGACTTCTAGTACTAAAATCGCGATATGAAGGTATTGATTCGCTGCACCAACCCCAGATACAGCATCGTCTGATAATGCACTTAACATGAAAGTATCAGCGATCCCCATCAGCATAAAAAGAAAAACTTCTAGAAAAATAGGCCATGTTAATAAGAATAAACTTAATTTCTCTGTTGGCCCGTTTTTTGAGCGAATTGCTGTCATGTCCGTCCCCTCTTTACCGATATCTATTTTTAGCAAAGTGTATCGTAACACACTTTCATATCCTTTGCACTTATTTTAGCCTACATATTTTCAATATGAATAAACCTTCATTTTATGACAAAAAAGGAAGAATAATTATACGTAAGATATTATAGGATATAAAATTTGTTTTTCTCTGATAATTTAGAAAAGTATAAAATTTGATATTTTTAACACTTTAGTTCAATAAATACGCAGTATGAAACGTTTACAAATATACTAAACGTTAACAGAAAATTTTAATAAAATAGAAATATAAATATACAAAGAATATATTTGTGTGTATAATATGAATTATTAGAACATATATATATTTCTTTCTGTTTGAAAATGAAAGGGCTAACATTTTTTTGGAGGGGTGGAAGTATGAAAAAAAAGATACCAGTTTTTGTAGCATCAACAGTAGCAATGAGCATGATTTTAGGGGCATGTGGCTACCAAAAAGATGAACCGCAAGCGAACGCAAAAGGGGATAGCGGGAAAAGCGGTGCGAAGCAAGTTATTAACTTAATTGAAACACAAGAAATTCCAACGATGGACCCAGCGTTATCAGCTGATGCAGTTTCTTCAAAAGTAATGAACAATACGATGGAAGGTCTATATCGCCTTGGGAAAGACGATAAATTAGTTCCAGGTGTAGCGAAGGAATTCCAGAAGTCAGAAGACGGTAAAAAGTATACATTTAAATTACGTGAAGATGCAAAATGGTCAAATGGTGACCCTGTAACGGCGAAAGATTTCGTGTATGCATGGCAAAGAGCGATTAATCCAGATACAGCTGCGAAATCGGCGTACATTATGTACGATATAAAAAATGCTGAGAAAATTAATAAAAAAGAGATGAGTCCAGATCAATTAGGCGTGAAAGCGATTGATGATCATACATTAGAAGTAGAATTGGATAATTCTATTCCATATCTTGTTGATTTAATGGTCTATCCGATCTTCTATCCTGTTAATGAAAAGTATGTGAAAGAGCAAGGTGTGAAGTTTGGTTTAGAAGCAAATACAACACTCTATAACGGACCATTTACATTAAGTGATTGGCAACATGAACGTAGCTTCAAAATGACAAAGAGCCCATCATATTGGGACAATAAAGAAGTGAAGCTTGAGGAAGTAAACTTTAATATTGTAAAAGATACATCTACGCCAATTAATTTATATGAAACAAACGCAGTCGATCGAGCGACGTTATTAGCAGAGTTCATCGATAAATATAAAGGAAAACCAGATTTCAAAACGGTAGAAGATACTTCTGTATTCTTCCTTCGCTTAAATCAAAAAGACCCAGCTTTAGCAAATAAAAATATTCGTAAAGCAATTTCTCTTGGTTTTGACCGTAAACCATTCGTTGATACATTATTAAATAACGGTTCTAAGCCAGCGACGGGATTAATTCCTGACAATTTCATTAAAGGACCGGATAAACAAGATTTCCGTGCTGAAAATGGAGATATTGTAAAACCAAATGTAAAAGAAGCGAAAAAGTATTGGGAAGCTGGTAAAAAAGAGCTTGGTAAAAACGAAATTGAATTAGAGTTATTAAATGAAGATGTTGAATTATCGAAGAAAACTGGTGAATATTTAAAAGGTGAGTTAGAAAAGAATTTACCAGGATTAACAGTGAAAATTAAACAACAACCATTCGCGCAAAAACTAAAATTAGAAGATGCTGGCGATTATGTAATGTCATTCTCTGGATGGAGTGCAGACTTCCCGGATCCAGTTACATATCTTGATATGTTTGTAACTGATGGAGCGCAAAACAAAATGAAGTATTCTAATCCGAAGTACGATGAGATTATTATGAAAGCGAAAAAAGACGGAAGCGATGTAAATGCTCGCTGGAAAAACTTATTAGAAGCAGAAAAAATGTTACTTGATGATGCTGCGATTGTTCCAGTATATCAACGTGGTAGAGCATATTTACAAAGAGAAACAATTAAAGATATGTACAACCATAAGTATGGTGGCGAAGTAAGCTTCAAATGGGCATCAGTAGAGAAATAACAAAAAAAGCAGGTGATTACCTGCTTTTTTTAGTACGTACGTTTTTTATAAATGCCTTTTCCGCCAACTTGGTTCCAGCCAGATTGTACATCTAAACTTTTGTTAACAAACTTCATTTTTTCTTTCCCACCAAAGAGTTTTTCACCGATGCTATTTGTAATGACACCAATCAATGCTGTTATTCCGATGATGAGGGTAGCAACAATGATAAAATCAGTAAAAAAAGCGATCATATGCACATTCCCCCTTTGCCTGTCTTTATTTTTATTGTATGAGATAAATGGTAAAAAAGAAAGAAATGTCAGAAAAATATTCGATTTACTTTAGAAAGCATATAGACATGAGCGGGGAGATTCGTTAAAATAAGAACAAGTGTTCTTTTTGTTTCTAATCTTTAGAGTCTTACATTTCTCAATGGTTTTGTCGGGAAAAGGTAAGAAAACGTTCTCTTTTTAATGGGGAAGATTATGAAACTGTAATTGTATATCAAGTGAAAATTATTGTAGAAAGCAAGTATCAAAAGGGTTGAAGGCCGTTGTTAAAGGACAGTTTTAATGAGTGTAATCATGTTACATAGCAGTGGAGTACACGGATAATTTTTCTCAACTAGCAGTAAATTCACTGTATATTTCTTGCAAAAACTATTGTATAATGATTATAGAAGTTACTTATTAAAAGTAATTGTTGTTGCTTACATGAATTGCGATTTTTTACTTTGCTATAAGACAAGTTATCGCGAAAAATTGCGGAAGTTAGAAATTTAAACTGTAATTAGTACAGAATTTGTACTCTTTAAGGAGAGTGAGCTTTGTATGGTAACATTATATAGTTCTCCAAGCTGTACGTCTTGTAGAAAGGCGAAATTATGGCTAGAGGAAAATCATATTCCTTATACAGAACGTAATATTTTCTCAGATCCATTAACGATTGATGAGATTAAAGAGATTTTACGTATGACAGAAAGCGGAACGGATGAGATTATTTCTACTCGTTCAAAAGTTTTCCAAGAATTGAATGTGAACTTAGAGTCTTTACCACTTCAAGATTTATATAAGATGATTCGTGACTATCCAGGTATTTTACGTCGTCCAATTATGATTGACGAAAAACGCCTTCAAGTAGGTTACAACGAAGACGAAATCCGTCGTTTCTTACCACGTACAGTAAGAACGTTCCAATTACGTGAAGCACAGCGTCTTGTAAATTAATTATAATAATATGAAAACCTTCTACCTATTATAGAGTAGAAGGTTTTTTTTTACTGTTTAACATTACGTAATCGCACTTGTTGAACGATAAAGCCTATGCATAAAATCGTGAAAATGAACAAATAAGGGATACTTGTGGTAAAACTAGGATTATGATGAAAAAACGTTGCAAGTCTGTCTTCATGTGTAATCATTTTTCCTGCTGTATAGGCGAGAACTGCTGCTCCGCAATAAATGAGAAATGGAAAGCGTTCCATGAGTATTAAAATAAGTTTGCTTCCCCAAATGATAATCGGGATAGAAATTAATAAACCGATAATTACGAGTGAAAGTCTTCCGTGAGCTGCTCCTGCAATGGCAATAACATTGTCAAACCCCATAACGAGATCCGCGAATACAATTGTACGCACAGCTTGAAATAAAGTTGTTTTTCCTTTGATAGAAGAAAGATCGTTGTTATTATCAGTGAGTAAATTTACCGCAATTAATGTGAGTAAGATTCCGCCGATGAGTTGTAAAAATGGGATATCAAGTAAATAGACAGCTAGTATTGTGAGGAGAATTCGTAGCACAATTGCTAAAATAGTACCAATCAAAATGGCTTTATTTCGTTTTGCTTCAGGTAAATTTCGGCTAGCTAGTGCGATGACAATTGCGTTATCGCCACCTAGTACAACATCGATACCGACAATCATTAGTACAGATGTTAAAAACTCTAAGTCCATTCGTCTGCCTCCATTTATGATGTTTTAATAAGCGAAATATATGTATGTGGTGAAGAAAGTTTGTCTAGTTTTGATCCCGCGCCCCCCGGGGACAAAATAATCACCTATAATAGAAGTTTCACTTTATTACAGTGTACGGGGGAATATGGGAATGTATGTCCAAATTTTTTGTGAACAGTGAATTGGTATAATGGTATATTTATCCCGATTAGTGCGAGCTAATAATCAGTGGAGGATGAAAAAAATCCTGATTAATGTTTCACTTTATGTAAACGATCGAATACAGATAGGTATATAACTATTTTTGTAAAATAAATCGATTTTATTTCCATTCTGGAGAATCTTATCATAAAATGAGAGTACAAGAATCTATTGTTTTGTCATATGAGTGGGGAATCCCTTCATAATAATTCTGAGCAGGAAGGGAGAGTTGTATTTTGGATATTGAAAGAATTAATGACCATACGATGAAATTTTTTATTACGTACATTGATATAGAGGACAGAGGGTTTAACCGTGAAGAAATTTGGTATGATCGCGAACGAAGTGAAGAGCTCTTTTGGGAGATGATGGACGAAGCTCGTGATCATGATGATTTCTTTGTCGATGGACCGTTATGGATTCAAGTGCAAGCAGTCGATAAGGGGATTGAAGTACTTGTAACGAAAGCGGAGCTTTCAAAGGATGGACAAAAGCTGGAACTACCAATAGGTGTGGATAAAATTATAGACATTCCTCTAGATGAAGGCATCGAATCATTATTCCAGCAAGAATTAGTGGAAGAGGTAGAAGAACAAGTAGGAACAAACTTTAATGAAGATGGTACGTTTGGCTTTTTAATTAAGTTTAATGATTTTGAAGATGTCATTTCATTAAGTCATCGTCTTATCTTTGAAGATATAAAAGATGAATTGCATTCATTTGAGGACCGCTATTATGTATATGTGGAATTTGATGAAGTGCTACATGATGAAGAAGAGATTGATCGTATTTTAAGTATTGTTTTAGAATATGGAGAAGAATCTACTTTAACGATTCACCGTGTAAGTGAGTATGGGAAACAGGTTGTGAAAGAGCGTGCGCTTGAGACAATTCGCAACAATTTCCCTCCTAAAATGTAGGCCGATTTCTATAGTATGAAATCGGCTTTTTTTATGAAGAATAGGAAGGCTTTCTTATT
This Bacillus mycoides DNA region includes the following protein-coding sequences:
- the opp3b gene encoding oligopeptide ABC transporter permease, yielding MGRYVLKRFVYMALTLFLITTLTFFLMKLLPGSPLKNQEKLSPAQKEIILEKYGLNDPVPVQYARYLGNLAQGDLGVSFQYDNRPVTDMIVDRIGPSAQLGLQAIILGTFIGLLLGIVAALRNNTWVDYSATVISVLGMSVPSFVFAALLQYFVGVKLGWFPVAFWKGPEFTVMPTIALSMGVIATIARFSRAELIEVMQSDYILTAKAKGISQGVIIVKHALRNALIPVVTILGPMVAALITGTLVIEQIYAVPGLGEQFVKSITVNDYTVIMGTTIFYSAIFILVIFIVDILYGIIDPRIRLAGGKK
- the opp3C gene encoding oligopeptide ABC transporter permease produces the protein MMKDVQKLSPDLFQQANQNNVDNEVIARPSLTFWQDVRRRLFQHKGAMLGFVLLSIIVLLAIFGPMVSKHSYKEQDLGRAKMPPKIPVIENIHWLPFDGTDQYGVDQYAKRDIKEYFWFGTDDLGRDLWTRTWEGTRVSLYIALLAAAIDLVIGVAYGGISAFYGGRVDNIMQRIMEIINGIPYLIIVILMVIIMGSGIWSITLAMAITGWIGMSRIVRGQILKLKNQEYVLASRTLGATNTQLIVKHLIPNVMGPIIVMTMFTIPSAVFGEAFLSFIGLGIQPPFASLGSLVNDGYKSIQTYPHMMFIPAVVISMLILAFNLMADGLRDALDPKMRK
- a CDS encoding ABC transporter ATP-binding protein, which codes for MKTLLEVKDLQVSFDTHAGEVQAVRGVTFDLKKGETLAIVGESGSGKSVTSKALMGLIPNPPGRIKNGEIVFDGRDLTKLTEKEMQQVRGKDIAMIFQDPMTSLNPTMTIGNQIMEGLIKHQGMSKADARKVALELIDLVGIPNPEARLKQYPHQFSGGMRQRVVIAMALACNPKLLIADEPTTALDVTIQAQILELMKDIQQKTEAAIIFITHDLGVVANVADRVAVMYAGKVVEIGTVDEIFYNPQHPYTWGLIASMPSLDGSEDELYAIPGTPPDLLKPPKGDAFAPRNPQALKIDFEMEPPLFKVSDTHYAATWLLHEQAPEVKPPAVVEKRILQMKAGEQHD
- a CDS encoding ABC transporter ATP-binding protein, producing MTKQREKLIEVKNVKQHFDVSGGVVKAVNDISFDIYRGETFGLVGESGCGKSTTGRTIIRLYDATAGEVLFDGENVHGKKSRAELKKFNRKMQMIFQDPYASLNPRMTVGDIIAEGIDIHGLAKGKKERMDRVHELLNTVGLNKEHANRFPHEFSGGQRQRIGIARALAVEPEFIIADEPISALDVSIQAQVVNLLKQLQREKGLTYLFIAHDLSMVKYISDRIGVMYRGQIVELTTSEELYANPMHPYTKSLLSAIPLPDPDYERNRKRIVYDPSQHDYGSEVPTMREIRPGHFVLCSEAEYKKYKEIYQ
- a CDS encoding MATE family efflux transporter; translated protein: MLRYTLLKIDIGKEGTDMTAIRSKNGPTEKLSLFLLTWPIFLEVFLFMLMGIADTFMLSALSDDAVSGVGAANQYLHIAILVLEVIGNGAAIVVSQYLGSKRFMEASKISALAVTLNLGVGLVISAGFLLFSKHMMMAMNLQGDVLTYAQSYLSIVGGAIFLQAIINSLAAIIRVHGFTKQAMFVSLGMNIIHIAGNYVLIFGKFGFPELGVQGAAISSAVSRLIALIVFFWLLYRVMEYRVKLQYYFTLSKEYVGKILKIGIPSAFEQVMYQACQIVFLYYATYLGTESLAARQYATNISMFTYLFAIAIGMGTAIIVGRLVGGNEKDEAYTRVWKSVQWAIGVTLFMVILVVTFRTQLMGLFTDNPHIISLGASVLLLSVLLETGRTMNIVIINSLRAAGDAKYPVLIGAFSMVLMSLPLGYFFTFHLDMGLVGIWLAIASDEWTRAIIMFFRWRSRSWESYALVKPDEQDKSVSVQAQ
- a CDS encoding peptide ABC transporter substrate-binding protein — encoded protein: MKKKIPVFVASTVAMSMILGACGYQKDEPQANAKGDSGKSGAKQVINLIETQEIPTMDPALSADAVSSKVMNNTMEGLYRLGKDDKLVPGVAKEFQKSEDGKKYTFKLREDAKWSNGDPVTAKDFVYAWQRAINPDTAAKSAYIMYDIKNAEKINKKEMSPDQLGVKAIDDHTLEVELDNSIPYLVDLMVYPIFYPVNEKYVKEQGVKFGLEANTTLYNGPFTLSDWQHERSFKMTKSPSYWDNKEVKLEEVNFNIVKDTSTPINLYETNAVDRATLLAEFIDKYKGKPDFKTVEDTSVFFLRLNQKDPALANKNIRKAISLGFDRKPFVDTLLNNGSKPATGLIPDNFIKGPDKQDFRAENGDIVKPNVKEAKKYWEAGKKELGKNEIELELLNEDVELSKKTGEYLKGELEKNLPGLTVKIKQQPFAQKLKLEDAGDYVMSFSGWSADFPDPVTYLDMFVTDGAQNKMKYSNPKYDEIIMKAKKDGSDVNARWKNLLEAEKMLLDDAAIVPVYQRGRAYLQRETIKDMYNHKYGGEVSFKWASVEK
- the spx gene encoding transcriptional regulator Spx: MVTLYSSPSCTSCRKAKLWLEENHIPYTERNIFSDPLTIDEIKEILRMTESGTDEIISTRSKVFQELNVNLESLPLQDLYKMIRDYPGILRRPIMIDEKRLQVGYNEDEIRRFLPRTVRTFQLREAQRLVN
- a CDS encoding TerC family protein, which encodes MDLEFLTSVLMIVGIDVVLGGDNAIVIALASRNLPEAKRNKAILIGTILAIVLRILLTILAVYLLDIPFLQLIGGILLTLIAVNLLTDNNNDLSSIKGKTTLFQAVRTIVFADLVMGFDNVIAIAGAAHGRLSLVIIGLLISIPIIIWGSKLILILMERFPFLIYCGAAVLAYTAGKMITHEDRLATFFHHNPSFTTSIPYLFIFTILCIGFIVQQVRLRNVKQ
- the mecA gene encoding adaptor protein MecA; the protein is MDIERINDHTMKFFITYIDIEDRGFNREEIWYDRERSEELFWEMMDEARDHDDFFVDGPLWIQVQAVDKGIEVLVTKAELSKDGQKLELPIGVDKIIDIPLDEGIESLFQQELVEEVEEQVGTNFNEDGTFGFLIKFNDFEDVISLSHRLIFEDIKDELHSFEDRYYVYVEFDEVLHDEEEIDRILSIVLEYGEESTLTIHRVSEYGKQVVKERALETIRNNFPPKM